From the genome of Vicia villosa cultivar HV-30 ecotype Madison, WI linkage group LG2, Vvil1.0, whole genome shotgun sequence, one region includes:
- the LOC131649498 gene encoding uncharacterized protein LOC131649498 encodes MRGIGGPLLCIGDLLSDVGEENEEGGTSSSSIHPSSLSDLNNNNNQPLPDLTKLFQENYDHLNEALNTTDDHSWTSLTLKLCTSLDTANKLVQCTNSNVASLLEKVEELEKIVKRGDSAIAATKAFYVAPDNNSSSFK; translated from the exons ATGCGAGGAATCGGAGGGCCTCTTTTATGCATCGGAGATCTCCTCAGCGACGTCggagaagaaaatgaagaaggagGAACATCCTCTTCCTCCATTCATCCCTCTTCTCTTTCagatctcaacaacaacaataaccaaCCACTTCCGGATCTCACCAAACTCTTTCAGGAAAACTACGATCATCTTAACGAAGCTCTCAATACTACCGATGATCATTCTTGGACTTCTCTCACTTTGAAG TTATGTACTTCTCTAGATACTGCAAACAAGCTGGTTCAGTGTACCAATTCAAATGTTGCTTCCTTGTTGGAGAAGGTTGAGGAGCTTGAGAAAATTGTCAAGAGAGGAGATTCTGCCATTGCGGCGACCAAGGCATTTTATGTTGCTCCTGATAACAATAGCAGTTCCTTCAAGTGA